The proteins below come from a single Saccharophagus degradans 2-40 genomic window:
- the msrP gene encoding protein-methionine-sulfoxide reductase catalytic subunit MsrP, with translation MANKNLGLLGEQFVTDESTYLNRRGLLKALGFGGAMAAMPAQAGVFDLFGGDDEAKSPIFQRKPLAYKTQHPKPDLILTPEQKVMTHNNFYEFGTAKTDPANNGQGMQVEPWTLKVEGEVGKPGTVDVWQWMQKAGLEERIYRMRCVEAWSMVIPWIGFELGKFLQQFEPTSRAKYVAFETLYDPEQFPGQKSRRLGGGIDYPYVEGLRMDEAMHPLTLLSVGLYGKTLAPQNGAPIRLVVPWKYGFKGIKSIVKIKLVEKMPPTTWNLLASGEYGFYANVNPAVDHPRWSQATERFIGAGALSVKRQPTLPFNGYGEQVASLYTGMDLKKFY, from the coding sequence ATGGCTAACAAAAACTTGGGTTTGCTAGGCGAGCAATTCGTAACAGATGAAAGTACCTACCTTAATCGCCGCGGGTTATTAAAGGCGCTGGGGTTTGGTGGCGCGATGGCAGCTATGCCTGCTCAGGCGGGTGTTTTTGATTTATTTGGCGGTGACGACGAGGCAAAAAGCCCTATCTTCCAGCGCAAGCCGCTGGCCTATAAAACCCAACACCCCAAGCCAGATTTAATACTCACCCCAGAACAAAAGGTGATGACCCACAATAACTTCTACGAATTTGGCACCGCCAAAACCGACCCAGCCAACAACGGGCAGGGCATGCAAGTAGAGCCTTGGACCTTAAAGGTAGAGGGCGAAGTGGGTAAACCCGGCACGGTAGATGTGTGGCAGTGGATGCAAAAAGCCGGCTTGGAAGAGCGTATCTACCGCATGCGCTGCGTTGAAGCCTGGTCGATGGTGATTCCGTGGATTGGTTTCGAGTTAGGCAAGTTTTTACAGCAGTTCGAGCCAACCAGCCGCGCCAAATACGTTGCTTTCGAAACCCTGTACGACCCGGAACAGTTTCCCGGCCAAAAAAGTCGCAGGCTTGGCGGCGGTATAGATTACCCCTATGTAGAGGGCTTGCGCATGGATGAAGCCATGCACCCTTTAACCCTGTTAAGTGTGGGCTTATACGGCAAAACACTCGCCCCGCAAAACGGCGCCCCCATCCGCTTAGTCGTGCCTTGGAAATACGGCTTTAAGGGTATTAAATCCATAGTAAAAATTAAATTAGTAGAGAAAATGCCACCAACTACGTGGAATTTACTCGCCAGCGGCGAATACGGCTTTTACGCCAACGTTAACCCCGCCGTAGATCACCCGCGCTGGTCGCAAGCTACTGAGCGGTTTATAGGTGCAGGCGCGCTTAGCGTTAAACGCCAACCAACCTTGCCTTTTAACGGCTATGGCGAGCAGGTTGCCTCGTTATACACAGGTATGGATTTAAAGAAATTCTACTAA
- a CDS encoding Crp/Fnr family transcriptional regulator, which yields MKMLTSLANHKQQALSQLKTAIEAYQPLSQSTWLAMQQLCSLARLDKNQTLYPVGTIPKSFAFVVSGLVRVFITDEKGSEYNKHFFTEAMFPGAMTSLLTQTPSLYCYQAIEQSVVIEIDFKGYRELLLQADDLKLFHIYYLEKNWLLAKDAREVEIVQQDASERYAQFVENNNALAQRLPQYHIASHLGITPTQLSRIRKKLLV from the coding sequence ATGAAAATGCTTACTTCTTTGGCTAACCACAAACAGCAAGCCCTAAGCCAACTTAAAACGGCAATAGAGGCTTACCAGCCGCTTAGCCAAAGTACGTGGCTAGCTATGCAACAGCTTTGCAGTTTAGCTCGGCTAGATAAAAACCAAACTCTTTACCCTGTGGGGACTATTCCTAAAAGTTTTGCGTTTGTGGTGAGTGGTTTGGTGCGCGTATTTATTACCGATGAAAAGGGCAGTGAATACAATAAGCACTTTTTTACCGAAGCCATGTTCCCCGGCGCCATGACATCGCTGTTAACCCAAACGCCTTCGCTTTATTGTTATCAAGCCATTGAGCAAAGCGTAGTTATAGAAATAGATTTTAAAGGCTACCGCGAGCTATTGCTGCAAGCCGATGACCTAAAACTATTTCATATTTACTACTTAGAAAAAAATTGGCTGCTCGCCAAAGATGCCCGCGAAGTAGAAATAGTGCAACAGGATGCGAGCGAACGCTATGCACAGTTTGTAGAAAATAATAACGCACTGGCGCAGCGCTTACCGCAGTACCATATTGCCTCCCACCTTGGTATAACCCCCACCCAATTAAGCCGCATACGTAAAAAATTATTGGTTTAA
- a CDS encoding SGNH/GDSL hydrolase family protein, translating to MLKPFFLGASLTLSLIAGCGSAPVKMADPATRNTTFPEYVTTPRIMIVGDSISAGPGCYKKHLKANLTNAGITNYQFVGSYSDDCGGNVMHSAVSCSTTANFLDHEFSLPNCFADKKFAGITKLMQDNKPDMVMLQLGVNDVWGGSTSVSYVTDNYTKLVKKMRAQNPHVVIVVAQIHKIITDNCDNMGSYRNAEMLVQAVPAWARANSTQQSPIYVADLWTNSDPKQAPDCVHPGEAGAERMGLNWFNALKPLLQ from the coding sequence ATGCTAAAACCCTTCTTTTTAGGCGCAAGCCTTACACTTTCCCTAATAGCTGGCTGCGGCAGCGCACCGGTAAAAATGGCAGACCCAGCTACGCGCAATACCACCTTTCCAGAGTATGTAACCACACCGCGCATAATGATTGTGGGCGACTCTATTTCTGCAGGGCCGGGCTGTTACAAAAAACACCTCAAAGCCAACTTAACCAACGCGGGCATAACCAACTACCAATTTGTAGGCAGCTATAGCGACGATTGCGGCGGTAATGTTATGCACAGCGCGGTAAGTTGCTCTACCACTGCAAACTTTTTGGACCACGAATTTTCGCTACCCAATTGCTTTGCCGACAAAAAATTCGCCGGTATTACCAAGCTAATGCAAGATAACAAACCCGATATGGTTATGCTGCAGCTAGGCGTGAACGATGTATGGGGCGGCAGCACATCGGTAAGTTACGTAACCGACAACTACACCAAGCTTGTAAAAAAAATGCGCGCGCAAAACCCGCATGTGGTAATAGTTGTGGCGCAAATTCATAAAATTATTACCGACAACTGCGACAATATGGGCAGCTACCGCAACGCCGAAATGCTTGTACAAGCCGTACCCGCTTGGGCGCGCGCAAATAGCACACAGCAATCGCCCATTTACGTGGCCGATTTATGGACCAATTCGGACCCCAAACAGGCGCCCGATTGTGTTCACCCAGGCGAAGCCGGTGCCGAGCGTATGGGGCTAAATTGGTTTAACGCGCTCAAACCTTTGCTGCAATAA
- the msrQ gene encoding protein-methionine-sulfoxide reductase heme-binding subunit MsrQ codes for MQSKLKRLAPFLQMCVHIFALLPLLWLFYAVPKGLLGGDPVKELIHYLGLGGLRLLLLSLLITPLVKKFKLGPLIKLRRPLGLWCFTWVSLHFAAWMGLDLALMWGLIGEELVKRTYIVVGFIAWLILLALAITSIPVLMRTMGKRWRQLHRGVYWVAVLACLHFYWSVKSGWVEPAVYAAIALVLLWPRKRNMVPW; via the coding sequence ATGCAAAGCAAACTAAAGCGCCTTGCTCCTTTTTTACAAATGTGCGTGCACATCTTCGCGTTACTACCACTGTTGTGGTTGTTTTACGCCGTGCCCAAGGGCTTGTTAGGGGGCGACCCGGTAAAAGAACTTATCCACTATTTAGGTTTGGGTGGGCTACGCTTATTACTGCTTTCGCTGCTAATTACACCATTGGTGAAAAAATTTAAGCTCGGCCCGCTTATAAAATTGCGTCGCCCACTGGGGCTGTGGTGCTTTACTTGGGTGAGCTTACATTTTGCCGCGTGGATGGGCTTAGATTTAGCGTTAATGTGGGGCCTAATAGGCGAAGAGCTGGTTAAACGCACCTATATTGTGGTGGGTTTTATTGCATGGCTTATATTGCTAGCGCTGGCGATTACCTCTATACCTGTATTAATGCGCACAATGGGTAAACGCTGGCGCCAACTGCACCGCGGCGTATATTGGGTTGCCGTGCTGGCCTGTTTACACTTTTATTGGTCGGTAAAAAGCGGCTGGGTAGAGCCCGCAGTATACGCAGCCATAGCATTAGTGCTTTTATGGCCTAGAAAGCGCAATATGGTGCCTTGGTAA
- a CDS encoding type II toxin-antitoxin system CcdA family antitoxin, whose product MDPLYDTEAPKKPTNLSVNSDLLAKTRALNINLSATLEQALKQQLAQAEATKWAKKNKAAIKAYNSFVEENGCFADEYRAF is encoded by the coding sequence ATGGACCCCCTGTACGATACCGAAGCCCCCAAAAAGCCAACAAACCTCAGTGTAAACAGTGACTTGCTGGCAAAAACGCGCGCCTTAAACATAAACCTTTCAGCCACATTAGAACAAGCCTTAAAGCAGCAGTTGGCTCAAGCCGAAGCCACAAAATGGGCAAAAAAGAACAAAGCGGCCATTAAAGCATACAACTCCTTCGTAGAGGAGAATGGCTGCTTTGCTGACGAATACAGGGCTTTTTAA